A single genomic interval of Nomascus leucogenys isolate Asia chromosome 3, Asia_NLE_v1, whole genome shotgun sequence harbors:
- the PLAGL1 gene encoding zinc finger protein PLAGL1 isoform X2, whose amino-acid sequence MATHSPQKSHQCAHCEKTFNRKDHLKNHLQTHDPNKMAFGCEECGKKYNTILGYKRHLALHAASSGDLTCGVCALELGSTEVLLDHLKAHAEEKPPSGTKEKKHQCDHCERCFYTRKDVRRHLVVHTGCKDFLCQFCAQRFGRKDHLTRHTKKTHSQELMKESLQTGDLLSTFHTISPSFQLKAAALPPFPLGASAQNGLASSLPAEVHSLTLSPPEQTVQPMQPLPESLASLHPSVSPGSPPPPLPNHKYNTTSTSYSPLASLPLKADTKGFCNISLFEDLPLQEPQSPQKLSPGFDLAKGNAGKVNLPKELPADAVNLTIPASLDLSPLLGFWQLPPPATQNTFGNSTLALGPGESLPHRLSCLGQQQQEPPLAMGTVSLGQLPLPPIPHVFSAGTGSAILPHFHHAFR is encoded by the coding sequence ATGGCTACCCATTCTCCCCAGAAATCTCACCAGTGTGCTCACTGTGAGAAGACGTTCAACCGGAAAGACCACCTGAAAAACCACCTCCAGACCCACGACCCCAACAAAATGGCCTTTGGGTGTGAGGAGTGTGGGAAGAAGTACAACACCATTCTTGGCTATAAGAGGCACCTGGCCCTCCATGCGGCCAGCAGTGGGGACCTCACCTGTGGGGTCTGTGCCCTTGAGCTAGGGAGCACCGAGGTGCTACTGGACCACCTCAAAGCCCATGCGGAAGAGAAGCCCCCTAGCGGAACTAAGGAGAAGAAGCACCAGTGCGACCACTGTGAAAGATGCTTCTACACCCGGAAGGATGTGCGACGCCACCTGGTGGTCCACACAGGATGCAAGGACTTCCTGTGCCAGTTCTGTGCCCAGAGATTTGGGCGCAAGGATCACCTCACCCGGCATACCAAGAAGACCCACTCACAGGAGCTGATGAAGGAGAGCTTGCAGACCGGAGACCTTCTGAGCACCTTCCACACCATCTCGCCTTCATTCCAACTGAAGGCTGCTGCCTTGCCTCCTTTCCCTTTAGGAGCTTCTGCCCAGAACGGGCTTGCAAGTAGCTTGCCAGCTGAGGTCCACAGCCTCACCCTCAGTCCCCCAGAACAAACCGTCCAGCCTATGCAGCCGCTGCCAGAGTCCCTGGCCTCCCTCCACCCCTCGGTATCCCCTGGCTCTCCTCCGCCACCCCTTCCCAATCACAAGTACAACACCACTTCTACCTCATACTCCCCACTTGCAAGCCTGCCCCTCAAAGCAGATACTAAAGGTTTTTGCAATATCAGTTTGTTTGAGGACTTGCCTCTGCAAGAGCCTCAGTCACCTCAAAAGCTCAGCCCAGGTTTTGATCTGGCTAAGGGAAATGCTGGTAAAGTAAACCTGCCCAAGGAGCTGCCTGCAGATGCTGTGAACCTAACAATACCTGCCTCTCTGGACCTGTCCCCTCTGTTGGGCTTCTGGCAGCTGCCCCCTCCTGCTACCCAAAATACCTTTGGGAATAGCACTCTTGCCCTGGGGCCTGGGGAATCTCTGCCCCACAGGTTAAGCTGTCTGGGGCAGCAGCAGCAAGAACCCCCACTTGCCATGGGCACTGTGAGCCTGGGCcagctccccctgccccccatcccTCATGTGTTCTCAGCTGGCACTGGCTCTGCCATCCTGCCTCATTTCCATCATGCATTcagataa